A genomic segment from Luteibacter aegosomatis encodes:
- a CDS encoding DegV family protein yields MRIGLAIDAACDVPQAFIEANGITVLPIAVNVDGQRFVDDRAPAEIARFIERNLGGRSHSAETEPSSVEDVQRLFLERMVGEYDCVVCLTIMATRSPIHDNVIKASFAILKNYRPIREAAGRTGPFLMRVVDTRNIFAGSAPVVAETVRMIREGRSPAEVRERAAHVADCSYGYMLPRDLNYLRSRARSKGDRSVSLFSSMLGTALDIKPILRAHRGETGPVGKVRGFEQGAQSLFDYAARRVQAGLLVPSLSLSYGGDLDVMRNLPGYDALVRACADAGVDMLESPMGITGMVNAGEGALTLGLASEDHTASF; encoded by the coding sequence ATGCGGATCGGCTTGGCGATCGACGCGGCATGCGACGTGCCGCAGGCATTCATCGAAGCGAACGGCATCACGGTGCTGCCGATCGCGGTCAACGTGGACGGACAGCGGTTCGTCGACGACCGCGCGCCGGCGGAAATCGCCCGCTTCATCGAACGGAACCTGGGCGGCCGCAGCCATTCGGCGGAAACCGAACCCAGCTCGGTCGAGGACGTGCAGCGACTGTTCCTCGAGCGGATGGTCGGCGAATACGACTGCGTGGTCTGCCTCACCATCATGGCCACGCGCAGCCCCATCCACGACAACGTCATCAAGGCCAGCTTCGCCATCCTGAAGAACTACCGGCCCATCCGGGAAGCCGCGGGACGGACCGGCCCCTTCCTCATGCGGGTGGTGGACACGCGAAACATCTTCGCCGGCTCGGCCCCCGTCGTGGCGGAAACGGTGCGGATGATCCGCGAAGGCCGTTCGCCGGCCGAAGTGCGGGAGCGCGCGGCCCACGTGGCCGATTGCAGCTACGGCTACATGCTGCCCCGCGACCTCAACTACCTGCGCTCCCGTGCGCGCAGCAAGGGCGACCGCAGCGTGAGCCTGTTCAGCTCGATGCTCGGCACCGCGCTCGACATCAAGCCGATCCTGCGCGCCCATCGTGGCGAGACGGGGCCGGTGGGCAAGGTGCGCGGTTTCGAACAGGGCGCGCAGTCGCTGTTCGATTACGCCGCCCGGCGCGTACAGGCCGGCCTGCTCGTGCCGTCGCTGTCGCTCAGCTACGGCGGCGACCTCGACGTGATGCGCAACCTGCCCGGCTACGACGCGCTCGTGCGCGCCTGCGCCGACGCGGGCGTGGACATGCTGGAGAGCCCCATGGGCATCACCGGCATGGTCAACGCGGGCGAGGGGGCGCTGACCCTGGGCCTCGCGTCCGAAGACCACACCGCATCGTTCTGA
- a CDS encoding DUF4124 domain-containing protein — translation MRLAVVPWLLLAAPAAAETVYKCQANGQVTYQQAPCATHQAQQVIRLQDAAPSVAPPVAAAPPTREEATAIPAPPPVVAPLPRLFACVRATDGKPYTSDNGNPQPYLAPFGVLGAATGPLSANVPAASAPELTRGVDFASATRGHYVWVQDTCRELSAAETCEALRDEAEANQRAIRNAFKSERGPLDAKDARLRGQLQSCR, via the coding sequence ATGCGGCTGGCCGTCGTCCCGTGGCTGCTCCTGGCGGCGCCGGCGGCGGCCGAGACGGTCTACAAGTGCCAGGCGAACGGGCAGGTCACCTATCAGCAGGCTCCCTGCGCCACGCACCAGGCCCAGCAAGTGATCCGGCTTCAGGATGCCGCGCCCTCGGTCGCACCGCCGGTGGCCGCGGCGCCGCCGACGCGCGAGGAAGCGACCGCCATCCCCGCGCCCCCACCGGTGGTGGCACCACTGCCTCGCCTGTTCGCCTGCGTGCGCGCCACCGACGGCAAGCCGTATACCAGCGACAACGGCAATCCCCAGCCCTACCTTGCGCCGTTCGGGGTGCTCGGTGCCGCGACCGGGCCGTTGTCCGCGAACGTGCCGGCGGCCTCGGCGCCGGAGCTGACGCGCGGCGTGGATTTCGCCTCGGCGACGAGGGGCCACTACGTGTGGGTGCAGGACACCTGCCGGGAACTGAGTGCCGCGGAAACGTGCGAGGCCTTGCGCGATGAAGCCGAGGCAAACCAAAGGGCGATCCGCAACGCGTTCAAGAGCGAGCGCGGACCGCTGGATGCGAAGGATGCGCGGTTGCGGGGGCAGTTGCAGTCCTGCCGGTGA
- a CDS encoding Hsp70 family protein, whose product MNIGIDFGTSYSAAATFVDGVLTPIRFGEAKQFRSAVFFPEVVPDPAEVRRRAERAAATVESFSEALFGDEAVEAYLEYGDGNLIESPKSMFGYRMDPQVRKVIVHIATYILEHIRLAASDQLGAAVRTAVIGRPVHFRSSMGEKGSQQAVEIIREAAAVAGFESVSFLEEPAAAAMHYHKQLKTRQTALIVDIGGGTTDVAFAELGGDEMPRILRTWGLAKGGTDLDVNLSMQSFMPLMGNNATRVPVHHFVEAASVQNLPKQREFRKQDYRFVDEPWRSRLRALQQPGATTRLNQTAERSKIDLTSRDATDADLGFLESGLGARVTHSDLDQAAEPFIERMRRLLDEVRGEWPGVPASVFLTGGTSRSPIVKAAVRASFAEIPMVEGDPSLGVVSGLAVAAVEATG is encoded by the coding sequence ATGAACATCGGTATCGATTTCGGCACGAGCTATTCCGCCGCCGCGACCTTCGTCGACGGCGTGCTCACGCCGATCCGCTTCGGTGAGGCCAAACAGTTCCGCAGCGCGGTGTTCTTTCCCGAGGTGGTGCCCGATCCGGCCGAGGTGCGTCGCCGGGCCGAGCGCGCGGCGGCCACGGTGGAGAGCTTCAGCGAGGCACTGTTCGGCGACGAGGCCGTGGAGGCCTACCTCGAATACGGCGACGGCAACCTCATCGAATCGCCGAAGTCGATGTTCGGCTACCGGATGGACCCCCAGGTGCGCAAGGTCATCGTGCACATCGCCACCTATATCCTCGAGCACATCCGTCTGGCGGCCAGCGACCAGCTCGGCGCGGCGGTGCGCACGGCGGTCATCGGCCGCCCGGTGCACTTCCGCAGTTCGATGGGGGAGAAGGGGTCGCAGCAGGCGGTGGAGATCATCCGCGAAGCGGCGGCGGTCGCCGGTTTCGAAAGCGTGTCGTTCCTGGAAGAACCCGCCGCCGCGGCCATGCATTACCACAAGCAGCTGAAGACGCGGCAGACCGCGCTCATCGTCGACATCGGCGGCGGCACCACCGACGTGGCCTTCGCCGAGCTTGGTGGCGACGAGATGCCGCGCATCCTGCGTACCTGGGGCCTGGCCAAGGGCGGTACCGACCTCGACGTGAACCTCAGCATGCAGAGCTTCATGCCGCTGATGGGCAACAACGCCACGCGCGTTCCCGTGCATCACTTCGTCGAAGCGGCCAGCGTGCAGAACCTGCCCAAGCAGCGCGAGTTTCGCAAGCAGGATTACCGATTCGTCGACGAGCCCTGGCGGTCGCGGCTGCGGGCCTTGCAGCAGCCCGGTGCCACCACGCGACTGAACCAGACCGCCGAACGCAGCAAGATCGACCTCACGAGCCGCGACGCCACCGATGCCGACCTCGGTTTTCTCGAAAGCGGCCTCGGCGCACGGGTGACGCACAGCGACCTCGACCAGGCCGCGGAGCCGTTCATCGAACGCATGCGGCGATTGCTCGACGAAGTGCGCGGCGAATGGCCGGGCGTGCCTGCGAGCGTCTTCCTCACCGGCGGCACGTCACGCTCGCCCATCGTCAAGGCGGCGGTGCGGGCGAGTTTCGCCGAGATTCCGATGGTGGAGGGCGATCCGTCGCTGGGCGTGGTGTCGGGGTTGGCCGTGGCGGCGGTCGAGGCGACGGGATGA
- a CDS encoding efflux transporter outer membrane subunit — MPSVPKSIVLALGAAMTLALGGCSLAPAYVKPTVAPVPDAYKGAAHPEGWTVAEPKDTEARAPWWKIYSDPTLDSLEAKLNANNPDIAVALARRDEAQALLQQLGAQQSPQVGVSASPTNDRQSDHRPLRGSNQPNEYDTRTVGIVADYELDLWGRIRNEVAEGRALGQAAEADLASAQLSLQAQLADTYIALRSIDVETRIVQDSLDAFGQGRTITQKRMDGGVSSGLDVARANAQYADAQAQATELRVQRALAEHAIATLIGEPASSFSLPAKTTAMTLPAIPLGVPSELLERRPDIAAAERRVFAANAGIGVARAAFFPTLSLSAAFGWQDVGHGSLLAASNQFWSLGPAAALNLFDGGLRRGREAQAKAEFAAASGQYRAVVLKAFQQVEDNLSLIQELGREGQQEMAAADAGKQSQTLATHRYNEGVVSYLEVVTAQTAALQAERTAEQVRTRQLQASVDLIRALGGGWQGKDADSSDVSER, encoded by the coding sequence ATGCCAAGCGTGCCTAAATCCATCGTCCTCGCGCTGGGCGCGGCGATGACGCTGGCCCTGGGCGGTTGCTCGCTGGCACCGGCCTACGTCAAGCCCACCGTGGCCCCCGTGCCCGACGCGTACAAGGGCGCGGCGCATCCGGAAGGCTGGACGGTGGCGGAGCCCAAGGACACCGAAGCGCGTGCGCCGTGGTGGAAGATCTACAGCGATCCGACGCTCGATTCGCTGGAAGCGAAACTCAACGCCAACAATCCGGACATCGCCGTGGCGCTGGCGCGCCGTGACGAGGCCCAGGCGTTGTTGCAGCAACTCGGGGCCCAGCAGTCGCCTCAGGTCGGCGTCTCCGCCAGCCCGACGAACGATCGCCAGTCGGACCACCGCCCGTTGCGCGGTTCGAACCAGCCGAACGAATACGACACGCGCACGGTAGGCATCGTGGCGGATTACGAGCTGGACCTGTGGGGCCGCATCCGCAACGAGGTCGCCGAGGGCCGCGCCTTGGGCCAGGCGGCCGAGGCCGACCTGGCCTCCGCCCAGCTGAGCCTCCAGGCGCAGCTGGCGGATACCTATATCGCCTTGCGCAGCATCGACGTCGAAACGCGGATCGTGCAGGACTCCCTGGATGCGTTCGGACAGGGACGAACGATCACCCAGAAGCGGATGGACGGCGGCGTCTCGTCCGGGCTCGACGTAGCCCGCGCCAACGCGCAATACGCCGACGCCCAGGCGCAGGCCACGGAACTGCGCGTGCAGCGCGCGCTGGCCGAACATGCCATCGCGACCCTGATCGGCGAACCCGCCTCGAGCTTTTCGCTGCCGGCGAAAACCACGGCGATGACGCTCCCGGCGATACCGCTCGGCGTGCCGTCCGAGCTGCTAGAGCGCCGCCCGGACATCGCGGCCGCCGAGCGTCGCGTCTTCGCCGCCAACGCGGGCATCGGCGTGGCGCGCGCGGCGTTCTTCCCCACCCTGAGCCTGAGCGCCGCGTTCGGCTGGCAGGACGTCGGGCATGGAAGCCTGCTGGCCGCCAGCAACCAGTTCTGGAGCCTCGGTCCCGCCGCCGCGCTGAACCTCTTCGACGGCGGACTGCGTCGCGGTCGCGAAGCGCAGGCCAAGGCCGAATTCGCCGCCGCGTCCGGGCAATACCGGGCCGTCGTCCTGAAAGCCTTCCAGCAGGTCGAAGACAACCTGTCGCTGATCCAGGAGCTCGGTCGGGAGGGCCAGCAGGAGATGGCGGCGGCGGACGCCGGCAAGCAGTCGCAGACGCTGGCCACCCATCGCTACAACGAGGGCGTGGTGAGCTACCTCGAAGTGGTGACCGCCCAGACGGCCGCCCTCCAGGCCGAGCGCACGGCGGAGCAGGTACGCACGCGCCAGCTCCAGGCGAGCGTGGACCTGATCCGGGCGCTGGGCGGCGGGTGGCAGGGCAAGGATGCGGATTCGTCGGACGTCAGCGAGCGATGA
- a CDS encoding efflux RND transporter periplasmic adaptor subunit, which produces MSHEASAPTLGRPPRVRLALAVGIALASIGVIAGLSLRAVESHDLGTWTEAQLTPSVQVISASALSSTQGLTLPGHLDAWIATPIHARVGGYLKQWNVDIGQKVKAGQVLALIDTPELDQQFEQAKAELVRAQANVRLADITAKRWQNLLDSHSVSKQEADEKASEAETARANVLGAQADVDRLAALESFKRIVAPFDGTVTARNTDIGDLITANNDGGDPLFSIADTSRMRLYTQVPQGYASSIVQGMKVKLLVLGHGGETVDATLIGTSRAINRASGTLLAQFEVENPHQDLLPGDFAEVQLATHAPGNTVTVPATTLLFRAAGPQIAVLGKDNRVVLRDVHIAMDLGDKLEIDQGLQPNDRIIDHPTDSLAQGDLVRLATPQPEEGDHAKRA; this is translated from the coding sequence ATGTCGCATGAAGCATCCGCACCTACCCTGGGGCGCCCGCCCCGTGTTCGTCTGGCCCTGGCCGTCGGCATCGCGCTGGCATCCATCGGCGTCATCGCGGGCCTTTCCCTGCGCGCCGTCGAGTCGCACGACCTGGGCACGTGGACCGAAGCGCAACTGACGCCGAGCGTCCAGGTGATTTCGGCCTCCGCGTTGAGCAGCACGCAGGGGCTCACGCTGCCCGGCCATCTCGACGCGTGGATCGCCACGCCCATCCATGCGCGCGTCGGCGGTTACCTGAAGCAGTGGAACGTCGACATCGGCCAGAAGGTCAAGGCGGGCCAGGTGCTGGCGCTCATCGACACGCCCGAGCTCGACCAGCAGTTCGAGCAGGCGAAGGCCGAACTGGTCCGCGCCCAGGCCAACGTGCGCCTGGCGGACATCACGGCCAAGCGCTGGCAGAACCTGCTGGATTCGCACTCGGTCTCCAAGCAGGAGGCGGACGAGAAGGCCAGCGAGGCGGAGACGGCGCGGGCCAACGTCCTGGGCGCCCAGGCCGACGTGGACCGGCTCGCCGCGCTGGAATCCTTCAAGCGCATCGTCGCGCCGTTCGACGGCACGGTGACGGCACGCAATACCGACATCGGCGACCTCATCACCGCCAACAACGACGGCGGCGATCCCCTTTTCTCCATCGCCGACACGAGCCGCATGCGGCTGTACACCCAGGTGCCGCAGGGCTATGCATCGAGCATCGTGCAGGGCATGAAGGTGAAGTTGCTCGTTTTGGGCCATGGCGGCGAGACGGTGGATGCCACGCTCATCGGCACGTCGCGTGCGATCAACCGCGCTTCGGGCACCCTGCTCGCCCAGTTCGAGGTGGAGAACCCGCACCAGGACCTGCTGCCGGGCGACTTCGCGGAGGTGCAACTGGCCACCCACGCGCCCGGCAATACCGTGACCGTGCCGGCCACGACCTTGCTCTTCCGCGCCGCGGGGCCGCAGATCGCGGTGCTGGGCAAGGACAACCGCGTGGTGCTGCGTGACGTGCACATCGCGATGGACCTGGGCGACAAGCTCGAAATCGACCAGGGCCTGCAGCCCAACGATCGCATCATCGACCACCCGACCGATTCGCTGGCCCAGGGCGACCTGGTACGCCTCGCCACGCCGCAGCCGGAAGAGGGCGACCATGCCAAGCGTGCCTAA
- a CDS encoding efflux RND transporter permease subunit: protein MLALVRIALSRPYTFIVLALLILIVGPMAAIKTPTDIFPNIGIPVISVVWTYNGLPPDQMSGRVIYYYERQLTTSVNDIEHIESQSLPGVGIVKIFFQPGVDIRTATAQVTSISQTVVKQMPPGITPPLILNYNASTVPVLQMALSSSVLSEATIRDIAQNFMRPTLISVPGVAIPTPYGGKQKQVTLDLNPRALAAKGLSAQDVGNALAAQNQIIPVGTAKIGTYEYHVQLNNSPTAIDELNNLPIKTINGATITIGDVAHVRDGAPPQNNVVRVDGKRAVLMPALKNGNASTLDVVAGIKKLLPLIAETQPKSLKMHLLSDQSLFVKSAVASVAREGVIAAVLTSVMILLFLGSWRSTVIIALSIPLAILSAIALLAVFGQTLNVMTLGGLALAVGILVDDATVTIENINWHLEQGKDVMSAIMDGAKQIVTPAFVSLLCICIVFVPMFMLDGIAGFLFRPMALAVIFAMVSSFILSRTLVPTLAMFLLKPHTTEHGKGNHPEDAFLNHHEGDQHAPKRHHAVVRGLIAFQLGFEHRFTKVRDTYYGVLGVALANRKRFVVGFLGFVLVSFALLPALGRDFFPDVDSDSLSMHVRAPMGTRVEETAAEFDHIERAIRSVIPPAELDTIIDNIGLPLSGVNLVYSSSGTIGSQDGDIQIVLKEGHRPAAEFMKRLREVLPREFPGTQFSFLPSDMTSQILNFGSPSPLDVSIAGRDRKANEAYAEEILKQLRKIKGIVDVRLQQSSSYPQLNVKVDRVRADGLGITERDVTNSMVASLAGSSQVAPAFWLNPKNGVSYAIVAATPQYLMDSMSDLKALPVTSAGNGSTQILGGIASFTRGPSDAVVSHYNIMPSYDIYASIQGRDLGGVAADVQHVLEQFAAKRPPGTLVSLHGQVGTMNEAFSGLLFGLVGAVVLIYLLIVVNFQSWLDPFVIITALPAALAGIVWMLFLTHTSLSVPALTGAIMCMGVATANSILVVSFCRERLAEHGDAFKAALEAGFTRFRPVCMTALAMIIGMLPMALTQEQNSPLGRAVIGGLLFATFATLLFVPVIFAIVHGRTAPAPSEDRLIGNPSHVA from the coding sequence ATGCTAGCGCTGGTCCGCATCGCCCTGTCGCGGCCCTATACGTTCATCGTACTGGCGCTGCTCATCCTGATCGTGGGCCCGATGGCCGCGATCAAGACGCCGACCGACATCTTTCCCAACATCGGCATCCCGGTCATCAGCGTCGTCTGGACGTACAACGGCCTTCCGCCGGACCAGATGTCCGGGCGCGTCATCTATTACTACGAGCGCCAGCTGACCACCTCGGTCAACGACATCGAGCACATCGAGTCGCAGTCGCTGCCCGGCGTGGGCATCGTCAAGATCTTCTTCCAGCCGGGCGTGGACATCCGCACCGCGACGGCGCAGGTGACGTCGATTTCGCAGACGGTGGTCAAGCAGATGCCGCCGGGCATCACCCCGCCGCTCATCCTGAACTACAACGCCTCGACCGTTCCGGTGCTGCAGATGGCGCTCTCCAGCTCCGTCCTCTCCGAGGCGACCATTCGCGACATCGCCCAGAACTTCATGCGTCCGACGCTCATCTCGGTGCCGGGCGTGGCGATCCCGACGCCCTACGGCGGCAAGCAGAAGCAGGTCACGCTCGACCTCAATCCAAGGGCGCTGGCCGCCAAGGGCTTGTCGGCGCAGGACGTGGGTAACGCGCTCGCCGCGCAGAACCAGATCATCCCGGTCGGCACGGCCAAGATCGGCACGTACGAATACCACGTCCAGCTCAACAACAGCCCGACGGCCATCGACGAGCTTAACAACCTGCCCATCAAGACGATCAACGGCGCCACCATCACCATCGGCGACGTGGCCCACGTACGCGACGGCGCGCCGCCGCAGAACAACGTCGTGCGCGTCGACGGCAAGCGCGCCGTGCTGATGCCCGCGCTGAAGAACGGCAACGCATCCACCCTGGACGTCGTCGCGGGCATCAAGAAACTCTTGCCGCTCATCGCGGAGACCCAGCCCAAGTCGCTCAAGATGCACCTGCTGAGCGACCAGTCGCTCTTCGTGAAGTCGGCCGTCGCCTCGGTGGCCCGCGAAGGCGTGATCGCCGCCGTGCTGACCTCGGTGATGATCCTCCTGTTCCTGGGCAGCTGGCGGTCGACGGTGATCATCGCGCTGTCCATTCCGCTGGCGATCCTCTCGGCCATCGCGTTGCTGGCGGTATTCGGACAGACGCTCAACGTCATGACGCTGGGCGGCCTGGCGCTCGCCGTCGGCATCCTGGTGGACGACGCGACGGTCACCATCGAGAACATCAACTGGCACCTGGAGCAGGGCAAGGACGTCATGAGCGCCATCATGGATGGTGCCAAGCAGATCGTGACGCCGGCCTTCGTATCGCTGCTGTGCATCTGCATCGTGTTCGTGCCGATGTTCATGCTCGACGGCATCGCCGGTTTCCTGTTCCGTCCCATGGCCCTGGCGGTGATCTTCGCCATGGTCTCGTCCTTCATCCTCTCGCGTACCCTGGTGCCGACGCTGGCGATGTTCCTGCTCAAGCCGCACACGACGGAACACGGCAAGGGAAACCATCCGGAAGACGCATTCCTCAACCATCATGAAGGCGACCAGCACGCTCCCAAGCGCCACCATGCCGTGGTGCGGGGCCTCATCGCCTTCCAGCTCGGCTTCGAGCACCGGTTCACCAAGGTGCGAGACACGTACTACGGGGTGCTCGGCGTGGCGTTGGCGAACCGGAAGCGCTTCGTCGTCGGCTTCCTCGGGTTCGTGCTCGTTTCCTTCGCGTTGCTGCCGGCGCTGGGCCGCGACTTCTTCCCCGATGTCGATTCCGATTCTTTGTCGATGCACGTTCGCGCCCCGATGGGCACGCGCGTGGAAGAAACCGCGGCGGAGTTCGATCACATCGAGCGAGCCATCCGCTCGGTCATCCCTCCGGCGGAACTGGACACGATCATCGACAACATCGGCCTTCCGCTGTCGGGCGTGAACCTGGTCTACAGCAGCAGCGGCACCATCGGCTCGCAGGACGGCGACATCCAGATCGTGCTCAAGGAAGGCCATCGCCCCGCCGCCGAGTTCATGAAGCGCCTTCGCGAAGTGCTGCCGAGGGAATTCCCCGGAACGCAGTTTTCGTTCCTGCCCTCGGACATGACCAGCCAGATCCTGAACTTCGGTTCGCCCTCGCCCCTGGACGTCTCGATCGCGGGACGCGACCGCAAGGCCAACGAGGCCTATGCCGAAGAGATCCTCAAGCAGTTGCGCAAGATCAAGGGCATCGTCGACGTTCGCCTCCAGCAAAGCTCCAGCTATCCGCAGCTCAACGTCAAGGTGGATCGCGTGCGAGCCGACGGCCTGGGCATCACCGAACGCGACGTGACCAACAGCATGGTGGCGTCGCTGGCGGGCAGCTCGCAGGTCGCGCCCGCGTTCTGGCTCAATCCGAAAAACGGCGTGTCCTACGCCATCGTGGCCGCCACGCCCCAGTACCTGATGGATTCGATGTCGGACCTGAAGGCCTTGCCGGTGACGTCCGCGGGCAACGGATCGACCCAGATCCTGGGCGGTATCGCCAGCTTCACGCGTGGCCCGAGCGACGCGGTGGTGTCCCACTACAACATCATGCCGTCGTACGACATCTACGCTTCCATCCAGGGGCGCGACCTGGGTGGCGTCGCCGCGGACGTGCAGCACGTGCTCGAGCAATTCGCGGCGAAGCGGCCGCCGGGTACGCTCGTCAGCCTGCACGGCCAGGTCGGCACGATGAACGAAGCCTTCAGCGGCCTGTTGTTCGGCCTGGTCGGCGCGGTGGTGCTGATCTATCTGCTCATCGTGGTGAACTTCCAGTCGTGGCTGGATCCGTTCGTCATCATCACCGCGCTGCCGGCGGCGCTCGCGGGCATCGTCTGGATGCTGTTCCTGACGCATACCAGCCTGTCGGTACCCGCGCTCACCGGCGCGATCATGTGCATGGGCGTGGCCACGGCCAACTCCATCCTGGTGGTGAGCTTCTGCCGCGAACGGCTCGCCGAACACGGCGACGCCTTCAAGGCGGCTCTCGAAGCGGGCTTCACCCGCTTCCGCCCGGTCTGCATGACGGCCCTGGCCATGATCATCGGCATGCTTCCCATGGCGCTGACCCAGGAGCAGAACTCGCCGCTCGGTCGCGCGGTGATCGGCGGACTGCTTTTCGCCACCTTCGCCACCCTCCTGTTCGTGCCGGTCATCTTCGCCATCGTCCATGGCCGTACCGCGCCCGCTCCCTCTGAAGATCGCCTGATCGGAAATCCCTCCCATGTCGCATGA
- a CDS encoding sensor histidine kinase: protein MRSDSLRTRLTWLIIAVQVVVLIPLGAISYHRERQEMVKLLDGRLAQAGRTLGTLIAYGHRDYTDDDAKRALELATDAQRGTVVVAVHPRNYEPEVGFQAYDPRGTLIAATANLADLPPPGHGEHGFSDIEHNGSQWRLFTLTNRFNLTIRIGERAENRYDITQGLILEHALPLLIGLPLLAILAGLAVKQGLRPLDALTQVLAERAPRSRKPVSIQRSPDEIKPLIVTLNQQLERLEDALEREHRFAGDVAHELRTPLAATLIHLESALIAEDTSETKLMLEKARRSLGRLGRRIEQILAIARLEAGAAVEQRTPIDLVALATEVVEELAPIIAEKDISLSLSHDEPRIDVAGHEVALTAMFRNLLENALRHTPERSRVDIAVRQVDTQAVVDVCDDGPGIPPDRRNAAFHRFQRGLDTKEHGYGLGLSIVQRAVELHEGTIELLEAPTGQGLLVRIRLEALAAPVIDADR, encoded by the coding sequence GTGAGATCCGATAGCCTCCGCACGCGGCTGACCTGGCTCATCATCGCCGTGCAGGTCGTGGTGCTGATCCCCCTGGGCGCCATCAGCTACCACCGCGAACGGCAGGAGATGGTCAAGCTCTTGGACGGACGCCTGGCCCAGGCCGGTCGCACGCTCGGCACCCTCATCGCTTACGGACATCGCGATTACACGGACGACGACGCCAAACGCGCCCTCGAGCTCGCGACGGACGCCCAGCGCGGCACCGTGGTCGTGGCCGTCCACCCGCGCAACTACGAACCGGAAGTGGGCTTTCAGGCTTACGATCCCCGCGGCACGTTGATCGCCGCCACGGCGAACCTCGCCGACCTGCCTCCTCCCGGGCATGGCGAACACGGCTTCAGCGATATCGAGCACAACGGCTCGCAGTGGCGGCTGTTCACGCTGACCAATCGCTTCAACCTGACCATCCGCATCGGCGAGCGCGCCGAGAACCGGTACGACATCACCCAGGGATTGATCCTCGAGCACGCGCTCCCGCTGCTGATCGGCCTGCCCCTGCTGGCGATCCTGGCGGGCCTCGCCGTCAAGCAAGGCCTTCGGCCGCTGGATGCCTTGACGCAGGTCCTCGCCGAACGCGCTCCGCGCAGCCGCAAGCCGGTATCGATCCAGCGATCGCCGGACGAGATCAAGCCGCTCATCGTCACGCTCAACCAGCAGCTCGAGCGGCTGGAAGACGCCCTCGAGCGCGAGCATCGCTTTGCCGGCGACGTCGCGCACGAGCTGCGCACGCCGCTCGCCGCCACGCTGATCCACCTGGAAAGCGCGCTCATCGCCGAAGACACGAGCGAAACGAAACTCATGCTGGAAAAAGCACGACGGAGCCTGGGACGGCTCGGCCGGCGCATCGAGCAGATCCTCGCCATCGCGCGGCTGGAGGCCGGCGCCGCCGTCGAGCAGCGCACCCCGATCGACCTCGTCGCGCTGGCGACCGAGGTGGTCGAAGAGCTCGCGCCGATCATCGCGGAAAAAGACATCTCCCTGAGCCTCTCCCACGACGAGCCGCGCATCGACGTCGCGGGGCACGAGGTGGCGTTGACGGCGATGTTCCGTAACCTCCTCGAAAACGCCCTTCGTCACACGCCCGAGCGGAGCCGCGTGGACATCGCCGTGCGGCAGGTGGACACCCAGGCCGTCGTCGATGTCTGCGACGATGGCCCCGGAATCCCCCCGGATCGGCGCAACGCGGCATTCCACCGGTTCCAGCGCGGCCTGGATACGAAGGAGCACGGCTACGGGCTCGGCCTGAGCATCGTGCAGCGCGCCGTCGAATTGCACGAAGGGACCATCGAGCTGCTCGAGGCGCCCACCGGGCAAGGGCTGCTGGTTCGCATCCGCCTCGAAGCGCTTGCCGCCCCAGTGATCGACGCCGACCGCTGA
- a CDS encoding response regulator has product MHILLLEDDIELGEAIKHALEHQSYAVTWLTDGRVGGAALPDAGFDLVLLDLGLPGKDGLELLLDARRSGVKTPILVMTARDAPEARIKGLDLGADDYLVKPFHLGELAARIRSLTRRAQGLVDNRVEVGGLVLDLATTDVEFRGERISLTRREFAVLRILMERAGRIVRRESLEGSVYGFDTVVDRNAIEVHVHWLRRKLSAEVIHTVRGIGYMMPREPK; this is encoded by the coding sequence ATGCACATCCTATTGCTAGAAGACGATATCGAGCTGGGCGAGGCGATAAAACATGCCTTGGAGCACCAGTCGTATGCGGTCACCTGGCTTACCGACGGCCGGGTCGGCGGGGCCGCGCTGCCCGACGCGGGATTCGACCTGGTGCTGCTGGACCTGGGTCTTCCCGGCAAGGACGGCCTCGAACTCCTGCTGGATGCCCGGCGATCGGGCGTGAAGACCCCCATCCTGGTCATGACGGCCCGCGACGCCCCGGAAGCGCGGATCAAGGGCTTGGACCTGGGCGCCGACGACTACCTGGTCAAGCCCTTCCACCTGGGTGAACTGGCCGCGCGCATACGGTCCCTGACCCGGCGTGCGCAGGGCCTGGTCGACAACCGGGTGGAAGTGGGCGGCCTGGTGCTCGACCTGGCGACCACCGACGTGGAGTTCCGCGGCGAGCGCATTTCCCTGACCCGGCGCGAATTCGCGGTCCTTCGCATCCTCATGGAGCGGGCCGGACGGATCGTTCGCCGGGAGAGCCTGGAAGGATCGGTGTACGGCTTCGACACGGTCGTCGACCGCAACGCGATCGAAGTGCACGTCCACTGGCTGCGGCGAAAACTGAGCGCCGAGGTCATCCATACCGTGCGCGGCATCGGCTACATGATGCCCCGGGAACCCAAGTGA